One stretch of Chiroxiphia lanceolata isolate bChiLan1 chromosome 1, bChiLan1.pri, whole genome shotgun sequence DNA includes these proteins:
- the RPA3 gene encoding replication protein A 14 kDa subunit, with protein sequence MGDIHEVPRPRIATGQLAQHIGQPVCFVGRVEKIHPTGKLLVLSDGVGKHTTVELSEPLDEEISGIIEVVGRVTNQATIMCVSYVQFREDKSPFDLELYNEALKIIHEFPEYFPFGTGRNT encoded by the exons ATGGGCGACATCCACGAGGTGCCGCGGCCGCGCATCGCCACCGGGCAGCTGGCGCAGCACATCGGGCAGCCCGTCTGCTTCGTGGGCCGCGTCGAGAAG ATTCATCCTACTGGAAAGCTTCTCGTGCTTTCGGATGGCGTAGGGAAGCATACGACCGTGGAGCTGAGCGAACCT CTAGATGAGGAGATCTCAGGAATTATTGAAGTAGTGGGAAGAGTAACAAATCAGGCAACCATCATGTGTGTGTCATACGTCCAGTTCAGAGAAGATAAAAGTCCATTTG ATCTGGAACTCTACAATgaagcattaaaaattattcatgaaTTCCCTGAATACTTCCCATTTGGTACTGGGAGGAACACTTGA
- the MIOS gene encoding GATOR complex protein MIOS: protein MSGSKPDILWAPHHVDRFVVCDSELSLYHIDSAMSSELKAGSLRLSEETTATLLSINSDTPYMKCVAWYPKYDPECLLAVGQANGRVVLTSLGQDHNSKSKDLIGKEFVPKHARQCNTLAWNPLDSNWLAAGLDKHRADFSVLIWDISSKYAPETAVATEKVRLSAGDTESGLVVTKPLYELGQNDACLSLCWLPRDQKLLLAGMHRNLAIFDLRNTSQKIFVNTKAVQGVTVDPYFHDRVASFYEGQVAIWDLRKFEKPVLTLTEQPKPLTKVAWCPTRTGLLATLTRDSNIIRLYDMQHTPTPIGDETEPTIIERSVQPCENYIASFAWHPTSQNRMVVVTPNRTMSDFTVFERISLAWSPVTSLMWACGRHLYECTEEGKASSLEKDIATKMRLRALSRYGLDTEQVWRNHLLAGNEDPQLKSLWYTLHFMKQYTEDMDQKLTGNKGPLVYAGIKSIVKSSLGTTENLRHSRSGSDRQADIIQYLSEERYLALQLCGWIKKGTDLDVEPFLNSLEQEGDWERAAAVALFNLDIRRAIQILHKGAISGKGDLNLNVVAMALSGYTDEKNSLWREMCSTLRLQLNNPYLCAMFAFLTSESGSYDGVLYENNVAVRDRVAFACKFLNDAQLNRFIEKLTNEMKEAGNLEGILLTGLTKDGVDLMESYVDRTGDVQTASYCMLQGSPSDVLKDERVQYWIENYRNLLDAWRFWHKRAEFDIHRSKLDPSSKPLAQVFVSCNFCGKSISYSCSAIPHQGRGFSQYGVSGSPTKSKVTSCPGCRKPLPRCALCLINMGTPVSSCPGGSKSDEKVDLSKDKKLAQFSNWFTWCHNCRHGGHAGHMLSWFRDHTECPVSACSCKCMQLDTTGNLIPAETVQA, encoded by the exons ATGAGTGGCTCCAAACCTGATATTCTGTGGGCCCCGCACCATGTTGACAGATTTGTTGTGTGTGACTCGGAACTGAGCCTTTATCACATCGACTCTGCTATGAGTTCAGAACTCAAGGCAGGGTCCTTGCGGCTGTCAGAAGAAACTACGGCTACGCTGCTGTCCATAAACTCGGATACGCCCTACATGAAATGTGTGGCCTGGTATCCCAAGTACGATCCCGAATGTCTCCTTGCTGTTGGACAGGCCAATGGCCGAGTGGTACTTACCAGCCTTGGTCAGGATCACAACTCAAAATCTAAAGATTTGATCGGCAAAGAGTTTGTTCCCAAGCACGCGCGGCAGTGTAATACCCTGGCGTGGAATCCACTGGATAGCAATTGGCTGGCTGCTGGCTTAGATAAACATCGGGCTGACTTTTCAGTGCTGATCTGGGATATCAGTAGCAAATATGCCCCAGAGACTGCAGTTGCTACAGAGAAAGTAAGACTTTCAGCAGGCGATACGGAATCAGGACTGGTAGTAACAAAGCCACTGTATGAATTAGGACAGAATGATgcttgtctctctctctgttggCTTCCACGGGATCAGAAGCTGCTGTTAGCTGGAATGCATCGAAATCTGGCTATCTTCGATCTAAGGAACACAAgccaaaaaatatttgtaaacacTAAGGCTGTCCAGGGAGTGACTGTTGATCCGTATTTCCATGATCGTGTAGCTTCCTTCTATGAAGGTCAGGTTGCCATATGGGATTTAAGAAAGTTTGAAAAACCTGTTTTAACCTTGACAGAGCAACCAAAACCCTTAACGAAAGTTGCATGGTGTCCAACAAGAACTGGACTGTTAGCTACTTTGACAAGGGATAGTAATATCATTAGGCTGTATGACATGCAGCATACTCCCACCCCTATTGGAGATGAAACTGAGCCAACAATAATTGAAAGAAGTGTCCAACCTTGTGAAAATTACATTGCTTCCTTTGCCTGGCATCCCACAAGTCAAAATCGAATGGTAGTAGTGACCCCCAACAGGACTATGTCTGACTTCAcagtttttgaaagaatttcTCTTGCATGGAGTCCAGTGACATCCTTAATGTGGGCTTGTGGACGACATTTATATGAGTgtacagaagaaggaaaggctAGTTCCTTGGAAAAAGACATAGCAACCAAAATGCGGCTCAGAGCTCTGTCAAGGTATGGTCTTGATACTGAACAAGTTTGGAGAAATCACCTCCTAGCTGGAAATGAAGATCCTCAGCTGAAATCACTTTGGTACACTCTGCATT TTATGAAGCAGTATACTGAAGATATGGATCAAAAACTTACAGGAAACAAAGGTCCCTTAGTTTATGCTGGCATTAAATCAATTGTGAAGTCATCTTTGG GAACAACAGAGAAcctcaggcacagcaggagtGGATCTGATAGACAGGCAGATATTATTCAATATCTGAGTGAGGAGCGATACTTGGCTTTGCAGCTCTGTGGGTGGATAAAGAAGGGAACAGACTTAGATGTGGAACCTTTTCTAAATTCATTGGAACAGGAAGGAGACTGGGAACGAGCTGCTGCTGTAGCACTTTTCAACTTGGACATACGGCGAGCAATACAAATTCTACATAAAGGGGCTATCTCAGGAAAAG GTGATCTGAACCTTAACGTAGTAGCAATGGCTCTGTCAGGCTACACAGATGAGAAGAACTCACTTTGGAGAGAAATGTGCAGTACTCTGAGACTGCAGTTGAACAATCCCTACTTGTGTGCAATGTTTGCTTTCCTGACAAGTGAATCTGGTTCATATGACGGTGTTCTG taTGAAAATAATGTGGCTGTACGAGACAGAGTGGCATTTGCTTGCAAGTTTCTCAATGATGCTCAG ctgAACAGGTTTATTGAAAAGCTGACGAATGAAATGAAGGAGGCTGGGAATTTGGAGGGAATACTGTTAACAGGTCTGACAAAAGATGGGGTTGACTTGATGGAAAGTTATGTTGACAGAACTGGAGATGTCCAGACAGCAAGCTATTGCATGCTACAG GGTTCTCCATCAGATGTACTTAAGGATGAAAGAGTTCAGTACTGGATTGAGAACTACAGGAATCTCTTAGATGCTTGGAGATTTTGGCATAAACGTGCAGAATTTGATATCCATAGGAGTAAGCTGGATCCCAGTTCAAAGCCTTTAGCCCAG GTGTTTGTGAGTTGCAATTTCTGTGGAAAGTCAATCTCTTACAGCTGTTCAGCTATTCCTCATCAGGGGCGAGGTTTTAGCCAATATGGAGTCAGTGGTTCTCCAACTAAGTCAAAAGTTACAAGCTGTCCTGGTTGCCGTAAGCCCCTTCCTCGCTGTGCACTTTGCTTGATAAATATGGGAACACCAGTTTCCAGCTGTCCAG GAGGATCCAAGTCAGATGAAAAAGTGGATCTTAGCAAAGACAAGAAGTTAGCCCAGTTCAGCAACTGGTTTACTTGGTGTCACAACTGTAGGCATGGTGGACATGCTGGACATATGCTGAGCTGGTTCAG GGACCATACTGAGTGCCCAGTTTCGGCCTGCTCTTGTAAGTGTATGCAGCTGGATACAACAGGGAATCTCATTCCAGCAGAGACTGTCCAGGCATAA